Proteins from a single region of Ziziphus jujuba cultivar Dongzao chromosome 1, ASM3175591v1:
- the LOC107409041 gene encoding nuclear pore complex protein NUP96 produces METLEFVAEILESRVTPQLKKRRISSVNDPSSLKVLREIESYLPSLLSPEYYMKPCLNELVMRELMNPGYSSHVPDFTIGRVGYGSVKYMGETDVRWLDLDNIVKFHRHEIVVYEDESVKPAVGWGLNKTAEVTLLLQNTTDIDGVQEESIVKKLRQSTERQGAQFISFDPANGEWKFLVHHFSRFGLSEDDEDDIVMDDATAVQDPVERNGGEVSDIDEETPLEHSGNLLSHSLPAHLGLDPIKMNEMRMLMFPDEEEEEDDFNEIISHQKSSSSKEYVKPHLQNSTRISRRSSPTVVRKTPLALLEYNHGSFDSNSPGTILMAQENKSTSLKTLKAEGFNLDLKREIPVSGYHSRNIVDAGLFMGRSFGVGWGPNGTLVHAGSLVGGNDSPKVLSSVIKLEKVAIDKVVRDENNKVKEELQDLAFDSLLNLHKGINHEVKEVAFGGFKLKLQKVVSHRFMLSEICRSYADIIQKQLEVPGLSSSARSAMMHQIMVWELIRVLFSEREHSQPLKSMGEDNEEDMMQDVKEVSPEADQEALPLIRRAEFSYWLQESVSPRVQHDISSLNDSNYLEQIFVLLTGRQLDAAVELAVSKGDVRLACLLSQAGGSTVNRSDVAWQLDLWKINGLDFRFIEKERIRLYELLAGNIHDALHDLEVDWKRFLGLLMWYKLPPDASLPAVFCTYQHLLDDGRAPCPVPVYFDEGLVEEDVIWRTKERFDISYYLMLLHASEANESGFLKNMFSAFSSTHDPLDYHMIWHQRAVLEAVGTISSDDLHVLDIGLVSQLLCLGKCHWAIYVVLHMPYREDFPYLQANLIREILFQYCESWSSQEHQRQFIENLGVPMPWLHEAMAVYYSYYRDHSKALEHYLECANWQKAHTIFVTSVAHKLFLSAKHSEIWRLATSMEDHKSEIDKWDLGAGIYISFYLLRNSWLEDNNSMSELDSLESKSTVCRNFLGQLNESLAVWGGRLHVDARVAYSKMAEEICSMLLSESGEGSTRDVQLSCFDTVFSAPIPEDVRSSHLQDAVSLFTCFLSEVAT; encoded by the exons ATGGAAACATTAGAATTTGTGGCTGAAATTCTTGAGTCACGAGTTACACCTCagttgaagaaaagaagaatctCTTCAGTGAATGATCCTTCATCTCTCAAGGTTTTGAGAGAGATTGAATCTTATTTGCCTTCCTTGCTTTCGCCTGAGTATTATATGAAACCATGCTTGAATGAGCTGGTGATGAGGGAATTGATGAATCCTGGTTATTCTAGCCATGTTCCCGATTTCACAATTGGAAGAGTTGGTTATGGATCTGTTAAATATATGGGAGAAACCGATGTTAGATGGCTGGATTTAGACAATATTGTGAAGTTTCACAGGCACGAGATAGTTGTATATGAAGACGAAAGTGTAAAGCCTGCAGTTGGTTGGGGCCTTAACAAGACTGCTGAAGTAACTTTGCTGCTGCAAAATACAACAGATATTGATGGGGTGCAGGAAGAAAGTATTGTAAAGAAATTAAGGCAAAGCACAGAGAGACAGGGAGCTCAGTTCATATCATTTGACCCAGCAAATGGTGAATGGAAATTCTTGGTTCACCATTTCAGCAGGTTTGGATTGAGcgaagatgatgaagatgatattGTAATGGACGATGCAACAGCTGTTCAAGATCCTGTGGAGAGGAATGGTGGTGAAGTGTCTGATATTGATGAAGAAACTCCGTTGGAACACTCTGGAAACTTGCTTTCTCATTCTCTACCTGCTCATCTTGGGCTAGACCCAATAAAGATGAATGAAATGAGAATGTTGATGTTTCCtgatgaggaagaagaggaagatgatTTCAATGAAATAATATCTCATCAGAAATCATCCTCCTCTAAAGAATATGTTAAACCTCATTTGCAGAATTCAACTAGGATTAGCCGTAGATCTAGTCCAACAGTTGTCCGCAAAACTCCATTAGCATTGCTTGAGTATAACCATGGGAGTTTTGACTCAAATTCTCCTGGAACCATTCTGATGGCCCAAGAAAATAAGAGCACCTCTTTGAAGACATTAAAAGCAGAAGGTTTTAATCTGGACCTCAAGCGTGAAATACCAGTATCTGGATACCATTCTCGTAACATTGTTGATGCTGGTTTGTTCATGGGTAGGTCATTTGGTGTAGGGTGGGGCCCCAATGGAACCCTTGTTCATGCTGGTTCACTGGTAGGTGGTAATGATTCTCCGAAGGTGTTATCATCCGTAATTAAATTAGAGAAGGTTGCTATTGACAAAGTGGTTAGAGATGAAAATAACAAAGTGAAAGAGGAACTTCAGGACTTGGCTTTTGATTCTCTACTAAACCTCCATAAAGGGATAAATCATGAAGTAAAGGAAGTTGCATTTGGGGGCTTTAAACTGAAGCTTCAAAAAGTTGTCTCTCATCGTTTCATGCTTTCAGAGATTTGTAGGAGCTATGCTGATATTATTCAGAAGCAGCTGGAGGTACCTGGGTTGTCTTCCTCTGCTCGATCAGCGATGATGCACCAAATAATGGTCTGGGAGTTGATAAGAGTCCTGTTTTCTGAAAGGGAACACAGCCAACCGTTAAAATCTATGGGTGAAGACAATGAAGAAGACATGATGCAGGATGTGAAGGAAGTTTCTCCTGAAGCTGACCAGGAAGCTCTTCCACTTATTCGAAGGGCAGAATTCAGCTATTGGTTGCAGGAGAGTGTTAGCCCTCGTGTACAACATGACATAAGCTCCTTGAATGATTCCAATTATCTAGAACAAATATTTGTACTCCTTACGGGGCGGCAGCTGGATGCAGCAGTGGAACTGGCTGTTTCTAAAGGAGATGTGAGACTAGCTTGTTTACTAAGTCAGGCAGGTGGATCCACTGTCAATCGTTCTGATGTTGCATGGCAGCTTGATCTTTGGAAAATCAATGGGTTGGATTTTCGTTTCATTGAGAAGGAGAGGATAAGGCTTTATGAGTTGCTTGCTGGCAATATTCATGATGCTTTGCATGATCTTGAAGTTGACTGGAAGAGATTCTTAGGGTTATTAATGTGGTATAAACTACCACCTGATGCTTCATTGCCTGCTGTTTTCTGCACTTATCAACATCTTCTTGACGATGGAAGGGCTCCATGTCCTGTGCCAGTTTATTTTGATGAAGGACTGGTAGAAGAGGATGTGATTTGGAGAACAAAGGAGCGCTTTGACATATCATATTATCTGATGCTTCTTCATGCAAGTGAAGCAAATGAGTCTGGCtttttgaagaatatgtttagTGCCTTCTCTTCGACGCATGATCCACTTGATTATCACATGATTTGGCATCAAAGAGCAGTGTTGGAAGCTGTTGGTACTATCAGTTCAGATGATCTTCATGTTCTTGACATAGGACTTGTTTCTCAACTCTTGTGTTTGGGGAAATGTCATTGGGCCATTTATGTGGTCCTCCACATGCCATATCGTGAAGATTTTCCATATCTGCAGGCTAACCTTATTAGGGAGATCTTGTTCCAATACTGTGAATCTTGGAGTTCTCAAGAACATCAACGCCAATTTATTGAGAACTTGGGTGTTCCCATGCCATGGTTGCACGAAGCAATG GCAGTTTATTACAGCTACTACAGAGATCACTCAAAGGCTCTAGAACACTATCTTGAATGTGCCAATTGGCAAAAAGCTCATACTATTTTTGTAACTTCAGTTGCACATAAACTATTCTTGTCAG CCAAGCATTCAGAGATATGGAGGCTTGCTACTTCGATGGAGGACCACAAGTCAGAAATTGACAAATGGGATTTGGGAGCTGGAATTTACATTTCATTCTATTTATTGAGAAATTCATGGCTGGAAGATAACAATTCCATGAGTGAATTG GATTCTCTTGAGAGCAAAAGTACTGTTTGTAGAAACTTTCTTGGTCAGTTAAACGAATCTTTGGCAGTTTGGGGTGGTAGATTACATGTTGATGCCAG AGTAGCATATTCAAAGATGGCTGAAGAAATATGCAGTATGCTATTATCCGAGAGTGGAGAGGGCTCCACGCGCGATGTTCAATTAAGCTGCTTTGACACTGTTTTCAGTGCTCCAATTCCTGAAGACGTCCGGTCAAGTCATTTGCAAGATGCAGTGTCTCTTTTTACATGCTTTCTGTCAGAAGTGGCTacctaa
- the LOC107408745 gene encoding uncharacterized protein LOC107408745: MKRSASRKTGQPNSTVNSSAADLFRSASSKANTKELERIDNLFYSYANGSSGMIDPEGIEALCSDLEVDHTDVRILMLAWKMKAEKQGYFTLEEWRRGLKALRADTVNKLKKALPELEKEVRRPSNFVDFYAFGFRYCLTEEKQKSIDIESICQLLNIVLGSNFRSQVDFFVEYLKTQNDYKVINMDQWMGFYRFCNEISFPGLSNYDPQLAWPLILDNFVEWMREK; the protein is encoded by the exons ATGAAGCGGTCTGCCTCCAGAAAAACGGGTCAACCTAATTCCACTGTTAATTCTTCGGCGGCCGATCTTTTTCGTTCCG CCTCCAGTAAAGCAAATACGAAAGAGTTGGAAAGGATTGATAacttgttttattcatatgcaaaTGGGTCTTCTGGTATGATCGA TCCAGAAGGAATTGAAGCTCTTTGTTCAGACTTGGAAGTGGATCATACTGATGTGAGGATCTTGATGCTGGCATG GAAAATGAAAGCTGAAAAACAGGGATACTTTACCCTG gaagagtGGCGGAGAGGCCTTAAAGCATTAAGGGCTGACAcggtaaataaattaaagaaggcACTTCCAGAGCTAGAGAAAGAG GTCAGGAGGCCATCGAACTTTGTGGATTTCTATGCCTTTGGATTCCGATATTGCTTAACAG aggAGAAACAGAAGAGCATAGATATAGAAAGCATCTGtcaattattaaatattgttCTAGGATCCAATTTCCGGTCACAGGTTGACTTTTTTGTTGAGTACTTGAAG ACTCAGAATGATTACAAGGTCATAAACATGGATCAGTGGATGGGATTTTACCGGTTTTGCAATGAG ATAAGTTTTCCAGGTCTTAGTAATTATGATCCTCAACTCGCTTGGCCTCTGATCCTGGACAATTTCGTAGAATGGATGCGGGAGAAATAA